A region from the Nostoc sp. HK-01 genome encodes:
- a CDS encoding group 1 glycosyl transferase translates to MRILIYSYNYYPEPIGIAPLMTELAEGLAKRGHEVRVVTAMPNYPERQIYEDYRGKFYLNEYKNGVQIQRSYVWIRPQPNLLDRIMLDASFVVTSFLPALLGWRPDVILSTSPSLPVCVPAALLGWLRACPVVLNLQDILPEAAVHVGLLKNKFLIKVFAALEKFAYHSASKISVIADGFVENLLSKGVEADKIEQIPNWVDVNFIRPLPKENNPFRNTHNLNGKFVIQYSGNIALTQGLETVIQAAAALRDITDIAFVIVGEAKGLQRLQQYCLECGADNVLLLPFQPRAELPQMLAAADVGLVVQKKNVISFNMPSKIQVLLASGRALIASVPETGTAARAIRQSGGGVIVPPEDAQALAASVLELYKHPEKVKTLGYNSRQYAMEQYAFEQALNHYEALFESVTSDNQVMEAKVVSKQEV, encoded by the coding sequence ATGCGGATATTAATTTACTCATACAACTACTATCCAGAACCAATTGGTATTGCCCCATTGATGACAGAATTAGCAGAAGGCCTGGCCAAGCGTGGGCATGAAGTGCGGGTCGTAACTGCTATGCCAAATTATCCTGAACGCCAAATTTACGAGGATTATCGGGGCAAATTTTACCTGAATGAGTACAAAAATGGTGTTCAAATCCAACGTAGCTATGTTTGGATTCGGCCACAACCGAATCTGTTAGATCGGATAATGCTAGATGCTAGTTTTGTTGTGACAAGTTTTTTGCCTGCTTTACTTGGCTGGCGACCAGATGTAATTCTCTCAACGTCACCATCTTTACCTGTATGCGTACCTGCGGCTTTGCTGGGATGGTTACGCGCTTGTCCGGTAGTACTCAATCTTCAAGACATCTTACCAGAAGCAGCCGTTCATGTAGGCTTACTGAAAAATAAATTTCTCATCAAAGTATTTGCCGCATTAGAAAAATTTGCTTACCATTCCGCCTCAAAAATTAGCGTTATCGCTGATGGGTTTGTCGAAAATTTGCTGTCCAAGGGTGTAGAGGCAGATAAAATAGAGCAAATTCCTAACTGGGTTGATGTCAATTTCATTCGCCCTTTACCTAAAGAAAACAATCCGTTCCGTAATACACACAATCTTAATGGTAAGTTTGTAATCCAATATTCTGGAAACATTGCGCTAACTCAAGGTTTAGAAACAGTAATTCAAGCTGCCGCCGCATTACGTGATATTACAGACATAGCGTTTGTGATTGTTGGTGAAGCAAAAGGTTTACAACGATTGCAGCAATATTGTTTAGAATGTGGTGCAGATAATGTGTTGCTACTGCCATTTCAACCGCGTGCAGAATTACCACAGATGTTAGCTGCGGCTGACGTTGGTTTAGTCGTACAGAAGAAGAATGTGATATCTTTCAATATGCCGTCCAAAATCCAAGTTTTGCTGGCCAGTGGTCGGGCATTAATCGCTTCTGTACCTGAAACTGGCACCGCAGCAAGAGCCATCAGACAAAGTGGTGGCGGAGTTATCGTTCCACCAGAAGATGCCCAAGCTTTAGCAGCATCTGTTTTAGAACTTTATAAACACCCAGAAAAAGTGAAAACTCTGGGCTATAACAGCCGTCAATATGCTATGGAGCAATATGCTTTTGAGCAAGCCTTAAATCACTATGAGGCTTTGTTTGAATCAGTAACATCTGATAACCAAGTAATGGAAGCGAAAGTAGTTTCAAAACAAGAAGTGTAG
- a CDS encoding iojap-like protein, whose amino-acid sequence MSDYIQGNLPLQSVSEKNSPLKSLDTGMKDLSGQLAMTVAEAASDRKAGEILVLRVADVSYLADYFVMMTGYSRVQVRAIAQAIEDKVETEWQRPPLRTEGKAEGSWVLQDYGDVIVHIMMPKEREFYNLEAFWVNAERIAVPEADEGGGKPI is encoded by the coding sequence ATGTCTGATTATATCCAAGGAAATCTCCCGTTACAATCTGTGTCGGAGAAAAATAGTCCACTCAAAAGCCTAGATACAGGTATGAAAGATTTGAGTGGGCAATTAGCTATGACTGTTGCTGAAGCAGCATCAGACCGCAAAGCAGGAGAGATTTTGGTACTAAGGGTAGCCGATGTATCTTACCTAGCAGATTATTTTGTGATGATGACGGGCTACTCTAGGGTGCAAGTCAGGGCGATCGCCCAAGCCATAGAAGATAAAGTAGAGACGGAATGGCAACGTCCTCCCTTACGCACAGAAGGCAAAGCTGAAGGAAGTTGGGTGTTGCAAGATTACGGCGATGTGATCGTTCACATCATGATGCCTAAAGAACGGGAGTTTTATAATTTAGAAGCGTTCTGGGTGAATGCAGAACGTATTGCCGTTCCAGAAGCTGATGAGGGTGGGGGTAAGCCAATATGA
- a CDS encoding integrase family protein codes for MPKVNRKGKAAVISNDEFSKLRKQVKTQKYKLLLDLAWYTGERWGALLKLKVSDVYDRTGRPKQILIFPAIIRKHRPDGTAETVEIPVHDNLRESLERYEPGDGEWLFPSRCGTKPITLRNAYDILKRATERAGMSAKGISTHTTRRSLVNRLRKNGTAKSVIRKITGHRDDKGLDPYIDIDIDEVKGAIATL; via the coding sequence ATGCCCAAGGTTAACAGAAAAGGTAAAGCGGCTGTCATCTCTAATGATGAATTTTCCAAATTACGTAAACAAGTTAAAACTCAAAAGTACAAATTGCTTCTTGACCTAGCTTGGTACACAGGCGAACGCTGGGGGGCTTTGCTCAAACTTAAAGTTAGTGATGTTTACGATCGCACTGGCCGCCCCAAGCAAATACTAATTTTCCCCGCAATTATCAGAAAACACAGGCCAGACGGTACAGCCGAAACTGTGGAAATTCCAGTGCATGACAATTTACGTGAGTCGCTGGAACGCTATGAGCCTGGGGACGGTGAATGGTTGTTTCCCTCTAGGTGCGGGACTAAACCAATTACTTTACGCAATGCTTATGACATTCTCAAGCGGGCAACCGAACGGGCTGGGATGAGTGCTAAAGGAATCTCAACTCATACTACCCGCCGGAGTCTAGTCAACCGGCTGCGAAAGAATGGTACGGCTAAATCTGTGATTCGCAAAATCACAGGACATCGTGATGATAAGGGTTTAGACCCTTACATAGATATTGATATTGATGAGGTCAAAGGAGCGATCGCTACACTATGA